Proteins from one Thermobifida alba genomic window:
- a CDS encoding PPOX class F420-dependent oxidoreductase yields the protein MTSTAAVPEDRVDILNKRSFAHVATLGPHGEPQSNPVWFEWDGRFVKFSQTTTRQKYRNLQRDNRIALSVHDPDEPHRYIEIRGRVEKIESDPDKSFINKMSKKYIGKDAYPWGAPDEERVVVYVRPEHTTKQ from the coding sequence ATGACCAGTACGGCCGCGGTACCCGAAGACCGGGTGGACATCCTCAACAAGCGCTCGTTCGCGCACGTGGCGACGCTGGGCCCGCACGGGGAGCCGCAGTCGAACCCGGTGTGGTTCGAGTGGGACGGCCGGTTCGTGAAGTTCAGTCAGACCACGACCCGGCAGAAGTACCGCAACCTGCAGCGGGACAACCGGATCGCGCTGTCGGTGCACGACCCGGACGAACCGCACCGCTACATCGAGATCCGCGGCCGGGTCGAGAAGATCGAATCGGACCCGGACAAGTCCTTCATCAACAAGATGTCCAAGAAGTACATCGGCAAGGACGCCTACCCGTGGGGCGCTCCGGACGAGGAGCGGGTGGTCGTCTACGTACGGCCCGAGCACACCACCAAGCAGTAG
- a CDS encoding DUF2157 domain-containing protein, producing MVNTRNTEEARTRALRGLVEQGTLTAEQARAVEAALREAEDAGSPARWTEIIGFVGGGLVFAGVVSLMAFSWEDLARTARVGLLAAVAVLAGLGGLAAAGTRLLGRGPVPDTRRRVGGTLFVLAAVAAGLALGSALEPDTAAAPTLLGLALAALGYAAAPTAVGLLACGAASVWALWSVLEETGLTGSETLPYGLATVALGLLWGAAAVRLPNQRTGLVVAAGFALFGAQLPLFDGQDHALLSYTLTTAVAVLCLVLYRWWRVWVLIGAGVVGLTLAVPEAIWDWTDGAIGGALLLLVVGLVLLAASGLGLLLHRGAAQQRPRPTAGAAGPEGPAGGLPAA from the coding sequence GTGGTCAACACTCGCAACACGGAGGAAGCCCGGACCAGGGCGCTGCGGGGCCTGGTCGAACAGGGAACCCTCACGGCGGAGCAGGCCCGCGCGGTCGAGGCGGCGCTGCGGGAGGCCGAGGACGCGGGGTCCCCGGCACGCTGGACCGAGATCATCGGCTTCGTCGGCGGCGGACTGGTGTTCGCCGGAGTGGTGAGCCTGATGGCGTTCTCCTGGGAGGACCTGGCACGGACCGCCCGGGTCGGCCTGCTGGCGGCGGTGGCCGTGCTGGCGGGCCTCGGCGGACTCGCCGCGGCGGGGACGCGGCTGCTGGGCCGCGGTCCCGTCCCCGACACCCGCCGCCGCGTCGGCGGCACCCTGTTCGTCCTCGCCGCGGTCGCCGCGGGACTGGCCCTGGGATCGGCCCTCGAACCCGACACCGCGGCCGCCCCCACCCTGCTCGGCCTGGCGCTCGCCGCCCTCGGCTACGCGGCGGCACCCACCGCGGTCGGCCTGCTGGCCTGCGGGGCCGCCAGTGTGTGGGCGCTGTGGTCGGTCCTGGAGGAGACCGGGCTGACCGGGAGCGAGACGCTGCCCTACGGGCTGGCCACGGTCGCTCTCGGGCTGCTGTGGGGAGCGGCGGCGGTCCGGCTGCCCAACCAGCGGACCGGCCTGGTCGTGGCCGCCGGGTTCGCGCTGTTCGGCGCGCAGCTCCCGCTGTTCGACGGGCAGGACCACGCCCTGCTCTCCTACACGCTGACCACGGCGGTGGCGGTGCTGTGCCTGGTGCTCTACCGCTGGTGGCGGGTGTGGGTGCTCATCGGCGCCGGAGTGGTCGGCCTCACCCTCGCGGTGCCCGAGGCGATCTGGGACTGGACCGACGGCGCCATCGGCGGTGCGCTGCTGCTCCTGGTCGTGGGACTGGTGCTGCTGGCCGCGAGCGGCCTGGGCCTCCTGCTGCACCGGGGGGCGGCGCAGCAGAGGCCGCGCCCGACCGCCGGGGCGGCGGGACCGGAGGGCCCCGCGGGGGGCCTCCCCGCCGCCTGA
- a CDS encoding serine/threonine-protein kinase has protein sequence MRARGPRRLGRLRPEDPAALGPYRLVGRVGSGGMGTVYAGVADGLDGYLAVKVVHREHAADPGFRRTFAREARLLMRVDSPCVARFVHADVEAERPWLATEFVAGPTLRHHVERFSALRGGMLLGLAAGTAEALCAVHSAGIVHRDLKPSNVILSATGPKVLDFGIAQADEDPTLPLRLRRTYRRARERGVAPPRRPLRPGGPDAAARARRPLVGTPGWISPEQYRGQPVTERSDVFLWGALVGFAAARRDPFGHGSARELARRVVAESPDLDGLPPGLERLVSAALAKDPADRPRPPELLAEVLSLAGRAPGPGTSGRQRVRELLAQEWTGVSARPPRPPRRPLADWLRRGR, from the coding sequence GTGAGGGCGCGCGGCCCCCGGCGCCTGGGTCGGCTGCGGCCGGAGGACCCCGCCGCACTGGGGCCCTACCGGTTGGTCGGACGGGTCGGCTCGGGCGGGATGGGCACCGTCTACGCGGGGGTGGCCGACGGCCTTGACGGCTATCTGGCGGTCAAGGTGGTCCACCGCGAGCACGCGGCCGACCCGGGGTTCCGCCGGACCTTCGCCCGCGAGGCCAGGCTGCTGATGCGGGTGGACAGCCCGTGCGTCGCCCGCTTCGTCCACGCCGACGTGGAGGCCGAGCGGCCGTGGCTGGCGACCGAGTTCGTCGCCGGACCGACCCTGCGCCACCACGTGGAGCGGTTCTCCGCCCTGCGCGGCGGCATGCTGCTGGGGTTGGCCGCGGGGACGGCGGAGGCGCTGTGTGCCGTCCACTCCGCGGGGATCGTGCACCGCGACCTCAAGCCGAGCAACGTCATCCTCTCCGCGACCGGGCCGAAGGTGCTGGACTTCGGCATCGCCCAGGCCGACGAGGACCCCACCCTGCCCCTGCGGCTGCGCCGGACGTACCGGCGGGCGCGGGAGCGGGGGGTGGCTCCGCCGCGGCGGCCGCTGCGTCCCGGGGGTCCGGACGCCGCCGCGCGGGCGCGCCGCCCGCTGGTGGGCACGCCCGGGTGGATCAGCCCCGAGCAGTACCGGGGGCAGCCGGTCACCGAACGCTCCGACGTGTTCCTGTGGGGCGCCCTGGTGGGGTTCGCGGCGGCCCGCCGCGACCCGTTCGGGCACGGTTCCGCCCGGGAACTGGCGCGCCGGGTGGTGGCCGAGTCCCCGGACCTGGACGGACTGCCCCCGGGGCTGGAGCGGCTGGTGTCGGCGGCCCTGGCCAAGGACCCCGCGGACCGGCCGCGTCCCCCCGAACTGCTCGCCGAGGTCCTGTCGCTGGCCGGAAGGGCGCCCGGACCGGGGACGAGCGGGCGGCAGCGGGTCCGGGAGCTGTTGGCGCAGGAGTGGACGGGGGTGTCGGCGCGCCCGCCCCGGCCGCCGCGCAGACCGCTGGCGGACTGGCTGCGGCGGGGGCGGTGA
- a CDS encoding MFS transporter: protein MARSSETTPVSTFRVVAPLVLAAFAYATAQTTIVPVVPYVQQTTGSSPSQVAWLVTGFFVSSAGLTVLAGRLGDLFGRKRVLCAVLAVFVAGAALAAVGDSLAPIVAGRVVMGAAGGVFPLAYSILGAQLPRGRAALGMGMISAMFGVGGALGLPLGGLLASSFGHRGLFGATAAVALLALLAVACLVPADRGTRGGGVDWLGSILLSVALGGPLVAVSRAEEWGWDGPWTLGLLAGGTVAFALLLVVENRVAQPLVDLAVLRQRDVWAANLVTFLVSAGQGTMFFLIPQAVQLPESSGAGLGVGVDRAGLFLLPTALLSTVAGPVTGRLVARFGTRPPLFFGAAAGGCGLALLAAGGGQPELLVLGGAVVGLSGGVIYTALPALLADAVPLDQLGGANGVNTIVRHVSMATVAQLAAAVLVLGTPRGAPYPQEWAFTLSYTVSAALSVLSLVPIGMLRSRRAAETAPAAEPAAPSTPHIG from the coding sequence ATGGCGCGGTCATCCGAAACAACCCCCGTCTCCACGTTCCGGGTCGTCGCGCCACTGGTCCTCGCCGCGTTCGCCTACGCCACCGCGCAGACCACGATCGTCCCGGTCGTGCCGTACGTCCAGCAGACCACGGGAAGCAGCCCCAGCCAGGTCGCCTGGCTGGTCACCGGGTTCTTCGTGTCCTCGGCCGGGCTCACCGTGCTCGCGGGACGGCTGGGCGACCTGTTCGGCCGCAAGCGGGTGCTCTGCGCGGTCCTGGCGGTGTTCGTGGCCGGCGCCGCGCTCGCGGCGGTGGGGGACTCCCTGGCGCCGATCGTCGCGGGCCGGGTCGTCATGGGCGCCGCGGGCGGGGTCTTCCCGCTGGCCTACTCCATCCTGGGCGCGCAGCTGCCGCGCGGCCGCGCCGCGCTGGGCATGGGGATGATCAGCGCCATGTTCGGCGTCGGCGGGGCGCTGGGACTGCCCCTGGGCGGACTCCTCGCGAGCAGTTTCGGACACCGCGGACTGTTCGGCGCCACCGCCGCCGTGGCGCTGCTGGCGCTGCTGGCCGTCGCGTGCCTGGTCCCCGCCGACCGCGGCACGCGGGGCGGCGGCGTCGACTGGCTGGGCTCGATCCTGCTCAGCGTGGCCCTGGGCGGGCCGCTCGTCGCGGTCAGCCGGGCCGAGGAGTGGGGCTGGGACGGACCGTGGACCCTCGGACTGCTCGCCGGCGGGACGGTGGCGTTCGCGCTCCTGCTCGTGGTGGAGAACCGGGTCGCCCAGCCGCTCGTCGACCTGGCGGTGCTGCGGCAGCGCGACGTCTGGGCGGCGAACCTGGTCACCTTCCTGGTCTCCGCGGGACAGGGCACCATGTTCTTCCTCATCCCGCAGGCGGTCCAGCTGCCGGAGAGCAGCGGGGCGGGGCTGGGCGTCGGCGTGGACCGCGCGGGGCTGTTCCTGCTGCCGACGGCGCTGCTGTCCACCGTCGCGGGGCCGGTGACGGGGCGGCTGGTCGCCCGGTTCGGGACGCGGCCGCCCCTGTTCTTCGGGGCGGCGGCAGGCGGCTGCGGGCTGGCGCTGCTCGCCGCGGGAGGAGGGCAGCCGGAGCTGCTGGTGCTCGGCGGCGCGGTGGTCGGCCTGTCGGGCGGTGTGATCTACACGGCGCTGCCCGCGCTGCTCGCCGACGCCGTCCCCCTCGACCAGCTCGGCGGCGCCAACGGGGTCAACACCATCGTGCGCCACGTGTCCATGGCGACCGTCGCCCAACTCGCCGCGGCCGTGCTGGTCCTGGGCACACCGCGGGGCGCTCCGTACCCGCAGGAGTGGGCTTTCACCCTGAGCTACACCGTCTCGGCCGCACTGTCCGTCCTGTCGCTGGTCCCGATCGGGATGCTGCGCTCCCGCCGTGCCGCCGAGACCGCCCCCGCGGCCGAACCGGCCGCACCGTCCACTCCGCACATCGGGTAG
- a CDS encoding polysaccharide pyruvyl transferase family protein: MSDPTTQQTGRATPAGKRRVAFASYVDEEDLPGFLVLLRSLVLSNPGICPDFVVLHDGLGPAAFSAIRRLYPRIVPRRVDPARYDAYAGGDGDGSPARGAYLFLEAFRPAGHDTLITLDTDLVVLKDLRELLELREGLAAVEQYPAGGGPGALDSGLLVINREYLTGEFAERLDEIGRSGGHDVEHHGRGVLNAALGGGFVRLDPRFNFVKQRLDGGLPVPDDVRVLHFTGPHKPWRGGEVGYDRAEAVWHRYDLDDQEFYRAFCALPGDRHPELVVHYGTRLIEEYGADAAVLLATGTALYSLGRYEQAVEVLRRVRDPRGTLDPRVNLALGRALMAVSHYAEAEARLLLASRDPGAAASAFGLLAECAWIRGDRRRQVARAVAGLDADPTDRKSRLLLRRARAEERRAAATADPARQFAHVAFYMDEQGNAGDRGLPEAVRLVFGPDTSAARWHPVHVHRLFDASALREANARRGVVVGGGGLFIPDTSPNGNSRWQWNVPDAMLRRITVPLVVFAVGYNAFEGQGYSHRRFTESLRLLVDRSVFFGLRNHGSIERVRALLPGDLAERVVYQPCPTTVARHLAADWREPAERAETVLLNCAYDRSGLRFGYDYGNFLDQMARAVTALRERAEVRYAAHIASDEKFVFDLRREYGITLPVVPMYDMAATEVWEAYTDCRLVIGMRGHAGMIPFGCGTPVLSLVSHPKLAYFLDDVERPEWGVSVHDRRLGAVLVERASALLDDHRAALDDVAKCRQRLWTITQNNLERLREPLGLPL; this comes from the coding sequence ATGAGCGACCCGACGACCCAGCAGACCGGCCGTGCGACGCCCGCGGGGAAACGACGCGTCGCCTTCGCCTCCTACGTGGACGAGGAGGACCTGCCCGGCTTCCTGGTCCTGCTGCGCAGCCTGGTGCTGAGCAACCCGGGGATCTGCCCGGACTTCGTGGTGCTCCACGACGGACTGGGGCCCGCGGCGTTCTCGGCGATCCGGCGGCTGTACCCGCGGATCGTGCCGCGACGGGTCGACCCGGCGCGCTACGACGCCTACGCCGGGGGCGACGGGGACGGCTCCCCGGCGCGCGGGGCGTACCTCTTCCTGGAGGCCTTCCGACCAGCCGGCCACGACACCCTCATCACCCTCGACACCGACCTGGTGGTCCTGAAAGACCTGCGCGAACTGCTGGAACTGCGCGAGGGCCTCGCCGCGGTCGAGCAGTACCCCGCCGGGGGAGGCCCCGGAGCGCTCGACAGCGGCCTGCTGGTAATCAACCGCGAGTACCTGACCGGGGAGTTCGCCGAGCGCCTCGACGAGATCGGCCGCTCGGGCGGCCACGACGTGGAGCACCACGGCCGGGGCGTGCTCAACGCCGCACTCGGCGGCGGCTTCGTCCGCCTCGACCCGCGCTTCAACTTCGTGAAACAACGCCTGGACGGCGGCCTGCCCGTCCCCGACGACGTCCGCGTGCTGCACTTCACCGGGCCGCACAAGCCCTGGCGGGGCGGCGAGGTCGGCTACGACCGCGCCGAAGCGGTGTGGCACCGCTACGACTTGGACGACCAGGAGTTCTACCGCGCCTTCTGCGCGCTGCCCGGCGACAGGCACCCCGAACTGGTGGTGCACTACGGGACACGGCTGATCGAGGAGTACGGCGCCGACGCCGCGGTGCTGCTGGCCACGGGGACCGCGCTGTACTCGCTGGGCCGCTACGAGCAGGCCGTGGAGGTGCTGCGGCGCGTCCGCGACCCCAGGGGGACGCTGGACCCGCGCGTCAACCTGGCCCTGGGGCGCGCCCTGATGGCGGTGTCGCACTACGCCGAGGCGGAGGCCCGTCTGCTGCTGGCCAGCCGGGACCCCGGGGCCGCCGCGAGCGCGTTCGGGCTGCTCGCCGAGTGCGCCTGGATCCGGGGGGACCGCCGACGCCAGGTCGCCCGCGCCGTCGCGGGCCTGGACGCCGACCCCACCGACCGCAAGAGCAGGCTGCTGCTGCGGCGGGCCCGGGCCGAGGAGCGCCGCGCCGCGGCCACGGCCGACCCCGCCCGCCAGTTCGCGCACGTGGCGTTCTACATGGACGAGCAGGGCAACGCGGGGGACAGGGGGCTGCCCGAGGCGGTGCGACTGGTCTTCGGCCCCGACACCTCGGCCGCGCGCTGGCACCCCGTCCACGTCCACCGGCTCTTCGACGCCTCGGCGCTGCGCGAGGCCAACGCCCGGCGGGGGGTGGTGGTCGGGGGCGGCGGACTGTTCATCCCCGACACCTCGCCCAACGGCAACAGCCGCTGGCAGTGGAACGTGCCCGACGCGATGCTGCGGCGGATCACCGTCCCCCTCGTGGTGTTCGCCGTGGGGTACAACGCGTTCGAGGGGCAGGGCTACTCCCACCGGCGCTTCACGGAGAGCCTGCGCCTGCTGGTGGACCGGTCGGTCTTCTTCGGGCTGCGCAACCACGGGTCGATCGAGCGGGTCCGGGCGCTGCTCCCGGGCGACCTGGCCGAGCGGGTGGTGTACCAGCCCTGTCCGACCACGGTCGCCCGCCACCTGGCCGCGGACTGGCGGGAACCGGCGGAGCGGGCCGAGACCGTCCTGCTCAACTGCGCCTACGACCGTTCCGGGCTGCGTTTCGGATACGACTACGGAAACTTCCTCGACCAGATGGCCCGCGCGGTCACCGCGCTGCGGGAGCGCGCCGAGGTGCGGTACGCCGCGCACATCGCCAGCGACGAGAAGTTCGTGTTCGACCTGCGCCGCGAGTACGGGATCACCCTGCCCGTGGTGCCGATGTACGACATGGCCGCCACCGAGGTCTGGGAGGCCTACACCGACTGCCGCCTGGTGATCGGCATGCGCGGACACGCCGGGATGATCCCGTTCGGCTGCGGCACCCCCGTCCTCAGCCTGGTCTCGCACCCCAAGCTCGCCTACTTCCTCGACGACGTCGAACGCCCCGAGTGGGGGGTGTCGGTCCACGACCGCCGGCTCGGCGCGGTCCTCGTCGAGCGGGCCTCGGCCCTGCTCGACGACCACCGGGCGGCCCTCGACGACGTGGCCAAGTGCCGGCAGAGACTGTGGACGATCACGCAGAACAACCTGGAGCGGCTGCGGGAGCCGCTGGGACTCCCGCTCTGA
- a CDS encoding N-acetylglucosamine kinase — MGEEVVLGVDAGGTHTRCLVVDLDGRVRGRGRAGGANQRSSADPAVAFADAVTATLREAGPVSVVEAVFGVAGAGAAGLARTEETVLRAWRALDLPGRPEVGDDIVVAFAAGTAEASGAVLVSGTGAVAAAVRDGRIERRCDGYGWLLGDEGSAVWLGVRGLRAALAALDGRGCDTVLTEILASALGVPAGSRQALVGAAYSVAPAELGALAPRVCAAAEDGDGAALEIVSEAAARLLQSLAAVVAEPVRAPLVLAGAVLREGPVAERVRRALLERYGVRPVVAVPGEYGAAALALRRAGSSERLHAELLDQARRG, encoded by the coding sequence ATGGGAGAGGAAGTCGTCCTCGGAGTGGACGCGGGCGGCACGCACACCCGCTGCCTCGTCGTCGACCTCGACGGCAGGGTCCGCGGACGCGGCCGGGCGGGCGGGGCCAACCAGCGCTCCAGCGCCGACCCCGCGGTGGCCTTCGCGGACGCGGTGACCGCGACACTGCGTGAGGCGGGACCGGTCAGCGTCGTGGAAGCGGTGTTCGGGGTGGCCGGGGCGGGGGCCGCGGGCCTGGCCCGCACCGAGGAGACCGTGCTGCGGGCCTGGCGAGCCCTGGACCTGCCCGGACGCCCCGAGGTCGGGGACGACATCGTGGTGGCGTTCGCGGCCGGCACCGCCGAGGCGAGCGGAGCGGTGCTCGTCTCGGGCACCGGCGCGGTGGCCGCCGCCGTGCGCGACGGCCGCATCGAACGCCGCTGCGACGGGTACGGCTGGCTGCTGGGGGACGAGGGCTCGGCCGTGTGGCTGGGCGTCCGCGGACTGCGGGCCGCCCTGGCCGCCCTGGACGGCCGCGGATGTGACACGGTTCTCACCGAGATTCTGGCGTCCGCCCTCGGCGTCCCGGCCGGCAGCAGGCAGGCGCTCGTCGGGGCCGCCTACTCCGTGGCCCCCGCCGAACTCGGCGCCCTGGCGCCCCGGGTGTGTGCCGCGGCCGAGGACGGCGACGGGGCCGCCCTGGAGATCGTCTCCGAGGCGGCGGCACGGCTGCTGCAGAGCCTGGCCGCGGTGGTGGCCGAGCCGGTCCGGGCGCCGCTGGTGCTCGCCGGAGCGGTGCTGCGCGAGGGGCCCGTGGCCGAACGGGTGCGCAGGGCCCTGTTGGAGCGCTACGGCGTGCGCCCGGTGGTCGCCGTGCCCGGTGAGTACGGGGCCGCCGCCCTGGCACTGCGCCGTGCGGGCAGCTCCGAGCGGCTCCACGCGGAGCTGCTCGACCAGGCCCGCCGCGGCTGA
- a CDS encoding MurR/RpiR family transcriptional regulator — MNQTAKRNDSDGAPSAQDGATPSTVLKIRSLLPSLAPAEQRVAQRIIDDPERVAASSITQLARDCDTSEATVIRFCRTIDFAGYRDLRLRLAAEAGQARGARGGAQELTGDINPDDTLVTVVQKIAYADARAVEDTGSQLDVQTLQQVIELLAGARRIDVYGVGASAFVASDFQQKLHRIGMISHAWTDAHAMLTSAAVLRGGDVAVGISHSGATGDTVSALAEARRRGASTVAITNFPRSAISEVSDHILTTAARETTFRSGATASRLAQLTVVDCVFVGLAQLRYADTQEALAATYEAVRGLRVSREDRRRS; from the coding sequence ATGAACCAAACGGCGAAGAGAAACGACAGCGACGGGGCCCCCTCCGCCCAGGACGGAGCCACGCCCAGCACCGTGCTGAAGATCCGCTCGCTGCTGCCGTCCCTGGCACCCGCCGAACAGCGCGTCGCCCAGCGGATCATCGACGACCCCGAACGGGTGGCCGCCTCCTCCATCACCCAGCTGGCCCGCGACTGCGACACCTCCGAAGCCACCGTCATCCGGTTCTGCCGCACCATCGACTTCGCCGGCTACCGGGACCTGCGGCTGCGCCTGGCCGCCGAGGCCGGCCAGGCGCGGGGCGCGCGCGGCGGAGCCCAGGAACTCACCGGAGACATCAACCCCGACGACACCCTCGTCACCGTCGTCCAGAAAATCGCCTACGCCGACGCGCGCGCGGTGGAGGACACCGGCTCCCAACTGGACGTGCAGACCCTCCAACAGGTCATCGAACTGCTCGCCGGAGCGCGCCGCATCGACGTCTACGGCGTCGGCGCGAGCGCCTTCGTCGCCTCCGACTTCCAGCAGAAGCTGCACCGCATCGGCATGATCTCGCACGCCTGGACCGACGCCCACGCCATGCTGACCAGCGCGGCGGTGCTGCGCGGCGGCGACGTGGCCGTGGGCATCTCCCACAGCGGCGCCACCGGCGACACCGTCAGCGCGCTCGCCGAGGCGCGCCGCAGGGGCGCCTCCACCGTGGCCATCACCAACTTCCCCCGCTCAGCCATCAGCGAGGTCAGCGACCACATCCTCACCACCGCGGCCCGCGAGACCACGTTCCGCTCCGGCGCGACCGCCAGTCGTCTGGCGCAGCTCACGGTGGTCGACTGCGTGTTCGTCGGCCTCGCCCAACTGCGCTACGCCGACACCCAGGAGGCGCTGGCGGCCACCTACGAGGCGGTGCGCGGCCTGCGCGTCTCCCGGGAGGACCGGCGCCGATCCTAG
- the murQ gene encoding N-acetylmuramic acid 6-phosphate etherase yields MRSAPIEIVRVPTEARNSGTNDIDLLPTVDILRLINSEDATVPHAVAAVLPELARAVDLGVAALRGGGRVHYFGAGTSGRLATMDAAELPPTFGIARDRVVAHHAGGTEALVHAREGVEDDFAGGCADAATVTAADLAVGLTASGRTPYVAGALHRAREAGARTVLVTADPHSALAADVDVHVGVATGAEVIAGSTRMKAGTAQKLVLNTFSTAVMVRLGYTYSNLMVGVVATNAKLRGRMVTILTEATGLSEEVCAEALSRADGDTRIALVCLLTGVDVPTAADALHAAHGSVRAALRALARP; encoded by the coding sequence ATGCGATCCGCACCGATAGAGATCGTGCGTGTCCCCACCGAGGCGCGCAACAGCGGCACCAACGACATCGACCTACTGCCCACCGTGGACATACTGCGGCTGATCAACTCCGAGGATGCGACCGTGCCCCACGCCGTGGCGGCGGTCCTGCCCGAACTCGCCAGGGCCGTCGACCTCGGCGTGGCGGCACTGCGCGGCGGCGGACGGGTGCACTACTTCGGAGCCGGCACCTCGGGCCGGCTCGCCACCATGGACGCCGCCGAACTGCCCCCCACCTTCGGCATCGCCCGCGACCGGGTGGTCGCCCACCACGCGGGGGGCACGGAGGCGCTGGTCCACGCCCGCGAGGGCGTCGAGGACGACTTCGCCGGCGGATGCGCCGACGCCGCCACCGTGACCGCCGCCGACCTGGCGGTGGGCCTGACCGCGAGCGGACGCACCCCGTACGTGGCCGGGGCCCTGCACCGCGCCCGTGAGGCGGGCGCCCGCACCGTGCTCGTCACCGCCGACCCGCACTCCGCGCTCGCCGCGGACGTGGACGTGCACGTCGGCGTGGCCACCGGGGCCGAGGTGATCGCGGGCTCCACCCGGATGAAGGCGGGCACCGCGCAGAAGCTCGTGCTCAACACCTTCTCCACCGCGGTCATGGTGCGCCTGGGCTACACCTACTCCAACCTGATGGTCGGGGTGGTGGCCACCAACGCCAAGCTGCGCGGACGCATGGTCACCATCCTCACCGAGGCCACCGGCCTGTCCGAGGAGGTCTGCGCCGAGGCGCTGAGCCGCGCCGACGGCGACACCCGGATCGCCCTGGTCTGCCTGCTCACCGGCGTGGACGTGCCCACCGCGGCCGACGCCCTGCACGCCGCGCACGGATCGGTGCGCGCGGCGCTGCGCGCACTCGCCCGGCCGTGA
- a CDS encoding SanA/YdcF family protein yields the protein MTTAKKRGEAAGRPGRAARRRRLAVLAAVLLAAALAAPVGWLHAATAQYRHTAEGVPKRPVALVLGAGVTPEGEPTRLLERRLELAAGLYRSGLVEAVLVSGDNSREHYNETDTMYHHLVAAGVPAAKVARDHAGFSTWESCVRAREVFGVEAVTVVTQTFHLPRAVALCRTAGLDAVGVGDPAWDDRAPAMLYGHAREVPAAVKALFDMAVRPEPTFLGPRETSVDEALAAERSG from the coding sequence GTGACCACTGCGAAGAAGCGAGGAGAGGCGGCGGGCCGTCCGGGGCGCGCCGCGCGGCGGAGGCGGCTGGCGGTACTCGCCGCCGTACTGCTGGCGGCGGCGCTGGCCGCGCCGGTCGGCTGGCTGCACGCGGCCACCGCACAGTACCGGCACACCGCCGAGGGGGTGCCGAAACGGCCGGTGGCGCTGGTGCTGGGCGCCGGGGTCACCCCCGAGGGGGAGCCCACCCGGCTGCTGGAGCGCCGCCTGGAGTTGGCGGCCGGACTGTACCGCTCGGGTCTGGTCGAGGCGGTGCTGGTGAGCGGGGACAACAGCCGGGAGCACTACAACGAGACCGACACGATGTACCACCACCTGGTCGCCGCCGGGGTGCCGGCGGCGAAGGTCGCGCGCGACCACGCGGGGTTCAGCACCTGGGAGTCGTGCGTGCGGGCCCGCGAGGTCTTCGGGGTGGAGGCGGTCACCGTGGTCACCCAGACCTTCCACCTGCCCCGCGCGGTCGCGCTGTGCCGGACGGCCGGTCTGGACGCGGTCGGCGTCGGCGATCCGGCGTGGGACGACCGCGCCCCGGCCATGCTGTACGGGCACGCGCGGGAGGTTCCCGCGGCGGTCAAGGCGCTGTTCGACATGGCGGTGCGCCCGGAGCCGACCTTTCTCGGCCCCCGCGAGACGTCGGTGGACGAGGCGCTGGCCGCGGAGCGGTCCGGCTGA